A single region of the Salvelinus sp. IW2-2015 linkage group LG20, ASM291031v2, whole genome shotgun sequence genome encodes:
- the LOC111980721 gene encoding mitochondrial glutathione transporter SLC25A39 isoform X1, whose amino-acid sequence MMGERPVVTPSAGITPVQQMLASGTGALLTSVFVTPLDVVKIRLQAQQTPFYQALAADSASWSGVIRPSKWKCFLYCNGLMDHIYVCQYGASCTSWYKTPTHFSGTLDAFVKITRNEGVRSLWSGLPPTLVMAVPATVIYFTCYDQLRDLLRYGMGFQGNYIPLVAGGLARLGAVSVISPLELVRTKMQSQKLTYSELRVCIRSSVAQDGWLSLWRGWGPTVLREVPFSALYWFNYELVKAQLCDQYDVSQATFSISFTAGAFSGAVAAIMTLPFDVVKTRRQIQLGEMETLGVPVKNHTSTWHIMRGIWAESGYRGLFAGFLPRVIKVAPACAVMISTYEFGKRRLSSEMMT is encoded by the exons GATGGGGGAGCGGCCTGTTGTTACCCCCTCAGCTGGGATCACTCCAGTGCAGCAGATGCTGGCCTCTGGCACTGGGGCGCTGCTCACATCAGTGTTCG TCACACCACTGGACGTGGTGAAGAtaaggctgcaggcccagcaAACACCATTCTATCAAG CTTTAGCTGCTGACTCTGCTTCATGGAGTGGTGTAATCCGCCCCTCCAAAT GGAAGTGCTTCCTGTATTGTAATGGCCTGATGGATCACATCTATGTGTGTCAGTATGGGGCCAGCTGCACCAGCTGGTACAAAACACCAACCCACTTCAGTGGCACCCTG GATGCTTTTGTGAAGATCACGCGCAACGAGGGGGTCAGGTCTCTGTGGAGCGGGCTGCCTCCCACACT GGTGATGGCGGTGCCTGCCACGGTCATCTACTTCACCTGCTATGACCAGCTCAGAGACTTACTGCGCTACGGCATGGGGTTCCAAGGCAACTACATCCCCCTGGTGGCAGGGGGTCTCGCTAGAC TGGGAGCAGTGAGTGTGATCAGCCCATTAGAGCTGGTGCGTACCAAGATGCAGTCCCAGAAGCTGACCTACAGCGAGCTGAGGGTGTGTATCCGKTCTAGTGTTGCCCAGGATGGCTGGCTGTCCCTGTGGAGGGGCTGGGGACCCACCGTCCTACGAGARGTCCCCTTCTCAG CCCTGTACTGGTTCAACTATGAGCTGGTGAAGGCCCAGCTGTGTGATCAGTACGATGTGTCTCAGGCCACCTTCTCCATCAGCTTCACAGCAGGGGCCTTCTCTGGAGCT GTGGCTGCCATCATGACCCTACCTTTTGACGTGGTGAAGACGCGAAGACAGATCCaactgggagagatggagacactGGGAG TCCCTGTGAAGAATCACACATCCACATGGCATATCATGAGGGGAATTTGGGCTGAATCGGGATACAGGGGGCTCTTTGCAG GTTTCCTACCCAGGGTGATCAAAGTGGCCCCAGCCTGTGCTGTCATGATCAGCACCTATGAGTTTGGGAAAAGACGTCTGTCTTCAGAAATGATGACTTGA
- the LOC111980721 gene encoding mitochondrial glutathione transporter SLC25A39 isoform X3 has product MMGERPVVTPSAGITPVQQMLASGTGALLTSVFVTPLDVVKIRLQAQQTPFYQGKCFLYCNGLMDHIYVCQYGASCTSWYKTPTHFSGTLDAFVKITRNEGVRSLWSGLPPTLVMAVPATVIYFTCYDQLRDLLRYGMGFQGNYIPLVAGGLARLGAVSVISPLELVRTKMQSQKLTYSELRVCIRSSVAQDGWLSLWRGWGPTVLREVPFSALYWFNYELVKAQLCDQYDVSQATFSISFTAGAFSGAVAAIMTLPFDVVKTRRQIQLGEMETLGVPVKNHTSTWHIMRGIWAESGYRGLFAGFLPRVIKVAPACAVMISTYEFGKRRLSSEMMT; this is encoded by the exons GATGGGGGAGCGGCCTGTTGTTACCCCCTCAGCTGGGATCACTCCAGTGCAGCAGATGCTGGCCTCTGGCACTGGGGCGCTGCTCACATCAGTGTTCG TCACACCACTGGACGTGGTGAAGAtaaggctgcaggcccagcaAACACCATTCTATCAAG GGAAGTGCTTCCTGTATTGTAATGGCCTGATGGATCACATCTATGTGTGTCAGTATGGGGCCAGCTGCACCAGCTGGTACAAAACACCAACCCACTTCAGTGGCACCCTG GATGCTTTTGTGAAGATCACGCGCAACGAGGGGGTCAGGTCTCTGTGGAGCGGGCTGCCTCCCACACT GGTGATGGCGGTGCCTGCCACGGTCATCTACTTCACCTGCTATGACCAGCTCAGAGACTTACTGCGCTACGGCATGGGGTTCCAAGGCAACTACATCCCCCTGGTGGCAGGGGGTCTCGCTAGAC TGGGAGCAGTGAGTGTGATCAGCCCATTAGAGCTGGTGCGTACCAAGATGCAGTCCCAGAAGCTGACCTACAGCGAGCTGAGGGTGTGTATCCGKTCTAGTGTTGCCCAGGATGGCTGGCTGTCCCTGTGGAGGGGCTGGGGACCCACCGTCCTACGAGARGTCCCCTTCTCAG CCCTGTACTGGTTCAACTATGAGCTGGTGAAGGCCCAGCTGTGTGATCAGTACGATGTGTCTCAGGCCACCTTCTCCATCAGCTTCACAGCAGGGGCCTTCTCTGGAGCT GTGGCTGCCATCATGACCCTACCTTTTGACGTGGTGAAGACGCGAAGACAGATCCaactgggagagatggagacactGGGAG TCCCTGTGAAGAATCACACATCCACATGGCATATCATGAGGGGAATTTGGGCTGAATCGGGATACAGGGGGCTCTTTGCAG GTTTCCTACCCAGGGTGATCAAAGTGGCCCCAGCCTGTGCTGTCATGATCAGCACCTATGAGTTTGGGAAAAGACGTCTGTCTTCAGAAATGATGACTTGA
- the LOC111980713 gene encoding large ribosomal subunit protein uL3, with the protein MSHRKFSAPRHGSLGFLPRKRSRRHRGKVKSFPKDDPSKPVHLTAFLGYKAGMTHIVREVDRPGSKVNKKEVVEAVTIVETPPMVVVGVVGYVETPRGLRSFKTIFAEHISDECKRRFYRNWYKSKKKAFTKYCKKWQDDEGKKQLEKDFASMKKYCQVVRIIAHTQMRLLPLKHKKSHLMEVQLNGGSISDKVDWAREKLEQSIPITNVFTQDEMIDVIGVTKGHGYKGVTSRWHTKKLPRKTHRGLRKVACIGAWHPSRVAFSVARAGQKGYHHRTEINKKIYKIGQGYHTKEGKLVKNNAATEYDLSNKSITPLGGFVHYGEVTNDFVMLKGCTIGVKKRVLTLRKSLLVQSSRRATEKIDLKFIDTTSKFGHGRFQTLEEKKAFMGPLKKDRIAKEETA; encoded by the exons ATG TCCCACCGTAAATTTTCGGCTCCACGCCACGGATCCCTGGGCTTCCTGCCCCGTAAGAGGAGCAGACGTCACCGTGGTAAGGTGAAGAGTTTCCCCAAGGATGACCCCAGCAAGCCAGTCCACTTGACTGCCTTCCTTGGCTACAAGGCTGGCATGACTCACATCGTGCGTGAAGTCGACAGACCTGGCTCAA AGGTGAACAAGAAGGAAGTGGTTGAGGCTGTGACCATTGTGGAGACGCCTCCCATGGTTGTGGTGGGTGTTGTGGGCTATGTCGAGACCCCCCGTGGCCTGCGTTCCTTCAAGACCATCTTCGCTGAGCACATCAGTGATGAGTGCAAGCGTCGTTTCTACAGGAACTG GTATAAGTCCAAGAAGAAGGCCTTCACAAAGTACTGCAAGAAGTGGCAGGATGACGAGGGCAAGAAGCAGCTGGAGAAGGACTTCGCCTCCATGAAGAAGTACTGCCAGGTCGTCCGCATCATCGCCCACACTCAG atGAGGCTGCTGCCCCTGAAGCAYAAGAAGTCCCACTTGATGGAGGTGCAGCTCAATGGAGGCTCCATCTCTGACAAGGTGGACTGGGCCCGTGAGAAGCTGGAGCAGTCTATCCCCATCACCAACGTCTTCACCCAGGATGAGATGATCGACGTCATCGGTGTCACAAAGGGTCACGGATACAAAG GTGTCACCAGCCGTTGGCACACAAAGAAGCTCCCCCGTAAGACCCATCGTGGTCTGCGTAAGGTGGCCTGTATCGGGGCCTGGCATCCCTCCCGTGTGGCCTTCTCTGTGGCCCGCGCTGGTCAGAAGGGTTACCACCACCGCACAGAGATCAACAAGAAGATCTACAAGATCGGCCAGGGKTACCACACCAAGGARGGRAAGCTGGTGAAGAACAACGCTGCCACTGAGTACGATCTGTCCAACAAGAGCATCACCCCTTTGGGTGGCTTCGTCCACTACGGAGAGGTGACCAATGactttgtcatgctgaagggCTGCACGATTGGAGTCAAGAAGAGGGTGCTAACCCTGCGCAAG TCTCTGTTGGTGCAGTCAAGCCGTCGTGCCACGGAGAAGATCGACCTCAAGTTCATCGACACCACCTCCAAGTTTGGCCACGGCCGCTTCCAGACATTGGAGGAAAAGAAGGCGTTCATG GGACCACTCAAGAAGGACCGCATTGCCAAGGAAGAGACGGCCTAA
- the LOC111980721 gene encoding mitochondrial glutathione transporter SLC25A39 isoform X2, which translates to MGERPVVTPSAGITPVQQMLASGTGALLTSVFVTPLDVVKIRLQAQQTPFYQALAADSASWSGVIRPSKWKCFLYCNGLMDHIYVCQYGASCTSWYKTPTHFSGTLDAFVKITRNEGVRSLWSGLPPTLVMAVPATVIYFTCYDQLRDLLRYGMGFQGNYIPLVAGGLARLGAVSVISPLELVRTKMQSQKLTYSELRVCIRSSVAQDGWLSLWRGWGPTVLREVPFSALYWFNYELVKAQLCDQYDVSQATFSISFTAGAFSGAVAAIMTLPFDVVKTRRQIQLGEMETLGVPVKNHTSTWHIMRGIWAESGYRGLFAGFLPRVIKVAPACAVMISTYEFGKRRLSSEMMT; encoded by the exons ATGGGGGAGCGGCCTGTTGTTACCCCCTCAGCTGGGATCACTCCAGTGCAGCAGATGCTGGCCTCTGGCACTGGGGCGCTGCTCACATCAGTGTTCG TCACACCACTGGACGTGGTGAAGAtaaggctgcaggcccagcaAACACCATTCTATCAAG CTTTAGCTGCTGACTCTGCTTCATGGAGTGGTGTAATCCGCCCCTCCAAAT GGAAGTGCTTCCTGTATTGTAATGGCCTGATGGATCACATCTATGTGTGTCAGTATGGGGCCAGCTGCACCAGCTGGTACAAAACACCAACCCACTTCAGTGGCACCCTG GATGCTTTTGTGAAGATCACGCGCAACGAGGGGGTCAGGTCTCTGTGGAGCGGGCTGCCTCCCACACT GGTGATGGCGGTGCCTGCCACGGTCATCTACTTCACCTGCTATGACCAGCTCAGAGACTTACTGCGCTACGGCATGGGGTTCCAAGGCAACTACATCCCCCTGGTGGCAGGGGGTCTCGCTAGAC TGGGAGCAGTGAGTGTGATCAGCCCATTAGAGCTGGTGCGTACCAAGATGCAGTCCCAGAAGCTGACCTACAGCGAGCTGAGGGTGTGTATCCGKTCTAGTGTTGCCCAGGATGGCTGGCTGTCCCTGTGGAGGGGCTGGGGACCCACCGTCCTACGAGARGTCCCCTTCTCAG CCCTGTACTGGTTCAACTATGAGCTGGTGAAGGCCCAGCTGTGTGATCAGTACGATGTGTCTCAGGCCACCTTCTCCATCAGCTTCACAGCAGGGGCCTTCTCTGGAGCT GTGGCTGCCATCATGACCCTACCTTTTGACGTGGTGAAGACGCGAAGACAGATCCaactgggagagatggagacactGGGAG TCCCTGTGAAGAATCACACATCCACATGGCATATCATGAGGGGAATTTGGGCTGAATCGGGATACAGGGGGCTCTTTGCAG GTTTCCTACCCAGGGTGATCAAAGTGGCCCCAGCCTGTGCTGTCATGATCAGCACCTATGAGTTTGGGAAAAGACGTCTGTCTTCAGAAATGATGACTTGA